DNA from Deferribacter autotrophicus:
ATATAGGTTAGGTTTTTCTTTAAGGATAGTGATACCCAATATTGTTGCTGTTAAAGGTTCCATAAGAGATAATGTTGCAGTGGTAGAAACTTTTACAAACTTTAGTCCTCTGATAAAAAACATGTAAGAGACTGCAGTTGCGAAGAGCCCTAGATGAAGTGAAATAGCAATACCTCTCGGTGTAAAAA
Protein-coding regions in this window:
- a CDS encoding EamA family transporter; this encodes FTPRGIAISLHLGLFATAVSYMFFIRGLKFVKVSTTATLSLMEPLTATILGITILKEKPNLYSIIGIIFIFIGIFILTFDKKIN